A segment of the Brevinematia bacterium genome:
ATCCAGAAACAGCATTGCATTCTCATAGGTAAAGCCTACCATATTTGGCATCGGTATATTGCCTTCAGCTCCACTACTTACATACACTACAATCGGAGTTCCAGGCTTTACCTTCACCCCAGCAGAAGGAAATGTTCTGACAACTAGTCCTACATCATACCCCGATGGAACATACTCTATTGATACATTTACCCCTTTTGACGACAAAAACTCCCTAACTTCCTCAAAAGGTCTTCCCCCAAAATCCGGTAACACAAACTCACCGCTTCCTATACTCACAAAAAGCTTTACAGTCTTCCCTTCCCTAACAATGTTTCCGTGGGAGGGAATCTGCCGTACCACATAACCTCTCGGATTCTCCTCCGAAATAACAAATTCAACACTAGGAACAAGATTCGCACTCCCCAGCTTTGCCAAAGCATCCAGAATATCATCACCAACAACATTAGGAACTACCACTGTAGGTGAAGGCAACAATAACAATGCAGACACAAACACAAAGAAAACGAAAAACACTACAAACGATACAAACAAAAGAACTAGAGATTTTTTTACCTCATTTGAAATGAGATCTGTCTCAGAAGAAACACCCATCATGCCAAGCAAAAACCTGTTTACACCCTTAACCACACCTATGGAGATTCTCTTAAAAAAAGAAAAAAACCTTCCCAGCAAGCTCATATAAATATATTCTATAAGTTCAGATAGGTCTATCTCAATTTACCCGAAAAACTCCAATAAATCCAAAATTCACAACCAAGAATAGTCTCCTTTCTACTTCTCTTGCAGTTCTTGCTAAAACTGGGTAAATACCACTTCAGTGAATATATATTGATCAGTCCGGTTACTATACTATGGGTTTAAGACATAGTCTATTGATTTGTTAGTAACATTGACAATGTAATGTCCCCAACCACCACTAGCCGTAACTGACACACCAGCAGGGAATATTGATCTCATACCTTGATTACCAGGTGTACCTCCACTCAAACCATAAAACACGTATATATTT
Coding sequences within it:
- a CDS encoding PASTA domain-containing protein — protein: MSLLGRFFSFFKRISIGVVKGVNRFLLGMMGVSSETDLISNEVKKSLVLLFVSFVVFFVFFVFVSALLLLPSPTVVVPNVVGDDILDALAKLGSANLVPSVEFVISEENPRGYVVRQIPSHGNIVREGKTVKLFVSIGSGEFVLPDFGGRPFEEVREFLSSKGVNVSIEYVPSGYDVGLVVRTFPSAGVKVKPGTPIVVYVSSGAEGNIPMPNMVGFTYENAMLFLDSKNIKFKITSVPTSEPANDGIVLDHLPREGEIITENVVPEIMIGVFGDETVAKNTRFILYKTSLSSFSKEGVNSYYIDIEVKDLTGVRTIKKVVNKLSLLTLPLKVRGVLNIKIYINSELVKEETL